Proteins found in one Alteromonas macleodii genomic segment:
- a CDS encoding right-handed parallel beta-helix repeat-containing protein has translation MNGYKIKFFHFSKIWLIAFFMGVISLPSFAQSQCEEKSVRLLNDWGDRNQFTFTPTSHNVQGAVVESGCVVLNELEEELTATTQRGSLISLNGSDFSNGPIRVRNRDKIELMFLTPNKIGESVTDRLILTKAETNSHWYYPWTISTVESETLPESCFEANFTFDEKRQRLRVFELPPSKYQKPSSQIISRCIKVTNLPQPVLASMQRDGEFSINNEPYSTSTRIISNGDIITLRKNASNVKGDVLLDRLTLQQELDSGEISTTYYQWFVANESNNSFDHISDCYALYKHSANSTILPHTVVSDESPRAISQCVVNAEPQSTLTLKSLQKHSQVFVNNNLTTDELIELNYGDRLHFEYSFSVPSFSYSWFNYQTIWEDGSVSASNIKWIIENNITTYNDSLPVNSSVPSYQVDVSMFENCRSSSFHLRVNDSRFFAAAALPSNLYQPLNTEIYSNCIQFEGLEAPMKLKSHNNSFFSINSQPFSNEETLVTNGDKLVFATTTPNDFNSSKTIRAQVIPGEGAIDDRVFFLNWSIQTTNTERAPKTWKIGPNQNYREMDDIAHQLIAGDVVEVQGDADYKPFILFNTSGTPSLPIKIVGTTVNNKRPKFIGNHKDWKWTIAVRNSHSIELENLEVTGGDNICIRHESDNLKIINSYIHNCPHIGIMGTDSNSGSISILDTEVTNSGGLPDPSQKWGHPIYVATDQFRFPGSVLRVENSFLHNNRGNSIKSRAENTKLYYNWIEVSDIEQSRYAIELIGPEMRSVGVMDQDVVGNSIVMNKDFAVARFGNDGSGGSNGRVRFANNLFVINADSYNTYLFNLTYAMTSFTLQNNLIHSLDNNVDIRYLLRDDVNPGNWEQDYVGIFIENNTFSNIMRLKSSNLPDTAGSTSEHILGTERWSNNDYAQDVISTSVHNGLVEQIWGYQENTMPYQLNVPDYLILDEYLVGAPVDKMRLSRPIPGESIH, from the coding sequence ATGAATGGTTACAAAATTAAGTTTTTTCATTTCAGTAAAATATGGTTAATAGCTTTTTTTATGGGCGTAATTAGCTTACCAAGCTTCGCCCAAAGTCAATGTGAAGAGAAGAGTGTTCGCCTCCTCAATGATTGGGGGGATAGGAATCAATTTACCTTTACTCCTACTTCACACAATGTTCAGGGAGCGGTAGTAGAATCAGGCTGCGTTGTTTTAAACGAATTAGAAGAAGAGTTGACAGCAACAACTCAGCGCGGCTCTCTAATATCGCTAAACGGCAGCGACTTTTCGAATGGCCCAATCCGTGTTAGAAACAGGGATAAAATTGAGTTAATGTTCTTAACGCCTAATAAAATAGGCGAATCAGTTACTGATCGGCTTATTTTGACTAAGGCTGAAACTAATAGCCATTGGTATTATCCTTGGACTATCTCAACAGTGGAATCAGAAACACTACCAGAATCTTGCTTTGAAGCGAATTTTACGTTCGATGAGAAGCGTCAGCGTCTACGCGTATTTGAATTGCCTCCTAGTAAATATCAAAAGCCCAGTTCACAAATCATATCACGCTGTATAAAAGTAACTAATCTCCCTCAACCAGTTTTGGCGAGTATGCAGCGCGATGGGGAGTTTTCAATAAATAACGAACCTTACTCTACCTCTACTAGAATAATTAGTAACGGCGATATAATTACGCTTCGAAAAAATGCATCAAATGTCAAAGGTGATGTATTGTTGGACCGTTTGACTCTTCAGCAAGAGCTAGACAGTGGGGAAATATCAACCACTTATTATCAATGGTTTGTTGCTAACGAATCAAACAATTCCTTCGACCACATTTCAGACTGTTATGCCCTTTACAAACATAGTGCTAACTCCACAATTCTTCCTCACACCGTGGTATCTGATGAATCACCTCGCGCTATTTCACAATGTGTGGTCAATGCTGAACCACAATCCACACTAACTTTAAAGTCCTTACAAAAGCACTCACAAGTCTTTGTAAATAACAATCTCACTACAGATGAGTTGATCGAACTCAATTATGGTGATCGTTTACACTTTGAATATAGCTTTTCTGTACCTAGCTTTAGTTACTCTTGGTTTAATTATCAAACAATATGGGAAGATGGAAGCGTTAGTGCGAGTAATATTAAATGGATAATTGAGAACAACATAACAACTTATAATGACTCATTACCTGTAAATTCATCAGTCCCTTCTTACCAGGTTGACGTTTCCATGTTTGAAAACTGTCGCTCTTCTTCATTCCATTTAAGAGTCAATGATTCGAGGTTTTTTGCTGCTGCAGCTTTACCCTCGAACCTTTATCAGCCATTGAATACCGAGATATATTCTAATTGCATTCAGTTTGAGGGTTTAGAGGCACCTATGAAATTGAAAAGTCATAACAACAGCTTTTTTTCCATAAATTCACAGCCGTTTAGTAATGAGGAGACACTGGTCACTAACGGAGATAAGTTAGTATTTGCAACAACAACACCTAACGATTTTAACAGCTCTAAAACGATCAGAGCTCAAGTTATTCCTGGTGAGGGTGCTATTGACGACCGTGTGTTTTTTTTAAACTGGAGCATCCAGACAACGAACACGGAAAGAGCACCAAAAACTTGGAAGATAGGACCCAATCAAAACTATAGAGAAATGGATGATATTGCTCACCAACTGATAGCAGGTGACGTTGTTGAGGTGCAAGGAGATGCAGACTATAAACCATTTATATTATTCAATACCAGCGGCACTCCCAGTTTGCCTATAAAAATTGTTGGTACAACAGTAAATAATAAAAGACCTAAATTCATAGGAAACCACAAAGATTGGAAGTGGACAATTGCTGTTAGAAATTCTCATTCGATTGAATTAGAAAATCTAGAAGTAACTGGTGGAGACAACATCTGTATTAGACATGAATCAGACAACTTAAAGATCATTAACTCTTATATTCACAACTGTCCACATATAGGAATAATGGGAACTGATTCTAATTCAGGCAGCATTTCTATATTGGATACGGAAGTTACTAACTCTGGAGGACTGCCTGACCCTTCTCAAAAATGGGGGCACCCCATCTATGTCGCCACAGATCAATTTAGATTCCCGGGTAGTGTTCTTCGCGTTGAAAACTCATTTTTACACAATAACCGAGGCAACAGTATAAAATCTAGAGCTGAAAATACTAAGCTTTACTACAATTGGATTGAAGTTAGCGACATTGAGCAGTCCAGATACGCTATCGAACTTATAGGTCCCGAAATGAGAAGTGTAGGTGTTATGGACCAAGATGTTGTTGGGAACTCTATTGTTATGAATAAAGATTTTGCTGTCGCTAGGTTCGGAAACGATGGTTCCGGAGGCTCTAACGGAAGAGTTCGCTTTGCAAATAACTTATTTGTTATAAATGCTGACTCATACAATACGTACCTCTTTAACTTAACTTACGCAATGACTTCGTTCACCCTGCAAAACAACTTAATTCACTCATTAGATAATAACGTAGATATCCGTTATCTACTAAGAGATGATGTAAATCCTGGAAATTGGGAACAAGATTACGTGGGTATATTCATAGAAAACAATACGTTCTCGAATATTATGAGATTAAAGTCCTCTAACTTACCAGATACAGCGGGCAGTACTAGCGAGCACATTTTAGGTACTGAAAGATGGAGTAATAATGATTATGCCCAAGATGTAATATCTACATCAGTTCACAACGGTTTAGTAGAACAAATTTGGGGTTATCAAGAGAACACAATGCCCTATCAATTAAACGTTCCTGACTACTTAATATTAGATGAGTACTTGGTAGGTGCACCTGTGGATAAGATGCGCCTAAGCAGACCTATACCTGGAGAAAGTATCCACTAA
- a CDS encoding formate/nitrite transporter family protein has translation MTEKEKESGRREQDVALSHTEEKDVQNNQSLNSVSLYAIVHREGLEELQRPMMSLWWSGVAAGIGISLSILAEGILHHLFAGSRYQFVIENLGYTVGFVLVIVGRLQLFTENTLSVILPLLSKPSLNMGVCIARLWTIVFAANMVGTFLAAFFSYTLQAVPSELVEGMTAISEHYAKLSPSDAFSYGITSGFIIAAIVWMKPSVKHSQIWMIVIFTYLIAIGNFTHVIAGSTELFLLALQNKISVLETISLIGATLLGNIVGGTGLFALLAYGQVVREIEE, from the coding sequence GTGACTGAGAAAGAGAAGGAATCTGGACGTCGAGAACAGGATGTGGCACTTAGTCACACCGAAGAAAAGGATGTACAAAACAATCAAAGTTTAAACTCTGTCTCTTTATACGCAATTGTGCATCGAGAAGGGCTGGAAGAGCTTCAGCGGCCTATGATGTCGCTTTGGTGGTCTGGGGTTGCGGCGGGTATTGGCATTTCGCTGTCTATTCTAGCTGAGGGGATCCTGCATCACCTCTTTGCCGGTTCTCGTTATCAGTTTGTGATAGAGAACTTAGGTTATACAGTGGGCTTTGTACTGGTTATTGTTGGTAGATTACAGCTATTTACCGAAAATACGCTGTCAGTTATTTTGCCGTTGCTAAGTAAGCCATCTCTTAATATGGGAGTGTGCATTGCACGACTGTGGACTATCGTTTTCGCCGCAAACATGGTTGGCACCTTCTTAGCCGCCTTTTTCAGCTATACTCTGCAAGCGGTTCCATCAGAGCTGGTGGAAGGAATGACTGCTATATCTGAACACTATGCCAAGTTATCACCGTCAGACGCCTTCTCATATGGCATAACGTCTGGATTTATTATTGCCGCTATCGTGTGGATGAAGCCTTCGGTTAAACATTCGCAAATATGGATGATAGTTATTTTTACCTATTTAATAGCTATAGGAAATTTCACGCACGTGATAGCCGGTTCAACAGAACTGTTCTTGTTAGCACTACAAAATAAAATAAGCGTTCTTGAAACAATCTCACTAATTGGCGCAACACTATTAGGAAATATTGTGGGCGGAACGGGGCTGTTCGCGCTACTAGCTTATGGACAGGTAGTAAGGGAAATAGAAGAGTAA
- the lepB gene encoding signal peptidase I, protein MILPDANSENSILKNIKQSVKNNLSFILFIVLLFSFRSSVADWYHVPSGSMEPTIMVGDRVVVDKSAYTLELPFTDVVVARTGDIKRGDIVIIDSSAADTRLIKRVIAVAGDKVALKNNVLFINGEKAALTSTNEQVYSEDILGHNRTIALNPIPSPAKSFNMVTVPKAHVLAMGDNRNNSVDSRYYGFIPVEEIQGKATSVAFSLDTHNMYLPRKDRVFVALQ, encoded by the coding sequence ATGATTTTGCCAGATGCGAATAGCGAGAACTCGATTTTGAAAAATATTAAACAAAGCGTAAAAAACAACCTGTCTTTTATCTTATTCATCGTCTTGCTTTTCTCATTTAGAAGTAGCGTAGCTGACTGGTATCATGTTCCCAGCGGCTCTATGGAGCCAACTATTATGGTCGGGGACCGAGTGGTGGTAGATAAATCAGCATACACGCTAGAGCTTCCCTTTACCGATGTTGTAGTTGCTCGAACTGGTGATATAAAACGCGGCGATATCGTGATTATCGACAGCAGCGCTGCTGATACAAGGCTTATTAAGAGAGTCATTGCCGTTGCGGGCGATAAGGTCGCGTTAAAAAATAATGTGCTCTTTATTAACGGTGAGAAAGCGGCATTAACCTCCACAAATGAGCAGGTTTATTCTGAAGACATTCTAGGTCACAACCGCACTATTGCGCTTAATCCAATACCAAGCCCTGCAAAGAGTTTTAATATGGTCACAGTGCCCAAAGCTCATGTCCTTGCTATGGGGGACAACAGAAACAATAGTGTCGATTCCCGCTACTATGGATTCATTCCAGTTGAAGAGATTCAAGGCAAGGCAACATCCGTTGCATTTTCTTTAGACACGCATAATATGTATTTACCAAGAAAAGACAGAGTTTTTGTGGCACTTCAATAG
- a CDS encoding TonB-dependent receptor has protein sequence MKQGRKVSAIAVGLALSGLTSLSPAHAQQADEESANLERIAVTGSRIKRTDMEGPSPIQSIDATMIEGMGYENLQQLLERMPATGAGTFSTRNNSQDSTANGAAAVSLRGMGPDATLVLINGRRVAISAFAESITNSFVDINSIPVSAIERIDILKDGASAIYGSDAVAGVVNVVLKKDYEGLEINAGYGGTTGPNYDETTASILWGSQSEKSSATVIIDYFNNSTLGADEMGRFGTANQSPYGGMDFRSSRGYPGYFYVDGVKTIDPDCPEDSATASGSCLFDYGPFGLVIPSSERVGFIGQFDYKIGDETTAFMEVAMQHNTSEAGGAATPLDEDAGLTVPGTHPDNPFGQDIEIGRYRPVDAGARRWDIESDTLRLVAGLRGTFNDYDWEASVQKGRSRSEQSGDQSQGWVRVDWLQEQIDLGNYNPFGGVTNPQSVIDEITTRLVRRGESRMTSVDAHITGEAFDFGDDVVMMAAGVEYREEQVSDVPDVQFQRGLIFGTESVSASAERDQYAAYLELSIPLAEELELQLAGRYDHYSDFGSTTNPKIALRWAPSDEVTVRGSWAQGFRAPSLAQVGLGPSQKSVFFVDQYRCEATGQDCESLDYNIEFAGNPNLDAEESESWNVGVIYAPIQELGLSIDVWSITQDNKIDEQQFGLVYNAECNNQDSTVCVRLDPQEGESLGVIQKIFNTYQNVSSQEASGVDFSANYSMELEEYGNVRFNLDWSYMDEFEKDGLEYTGEYGYPEHRWLFGTTWSKGSFDANLNISFIGEFEDTPDIDFDGVLDFEENTSRTVDSQMLVDLQFGYNYSDNLRLVIGSNNLLDEEPPFAIGDGDSDLYGYVGSVHNPRGRFVYSKLTYRF, from the coding sequence ATGAAACAAGGTCGTAAAGTAAGTGCAATTGCAGTGGGATTAGCACTTTCAGGATTAACTTCTCTATCTCCTGCGCATGCACAGCAAGCTGACGAAGAATCAGCGAACCTCGAGCGCATAGCGGTCACCGGTTCTCGTATTAAGCGTACAGATATGGAAGGCCCCTCTCCTATTCAATCAATTGATGCAACCATGATTGAAGGTATGGGCTATGAAAACCTTCAACAGTTACTTGAGCGTATGCCTGCTACCGGCGCAGGTACCTTTTCAACCCGCAATAACAGTCAAGACTCGACTGCGAATGGTGCGGCTGCAGTATCGCTTCGCGGCATGGGCCCAGACGCGACGCTGGTACTAATTAACGGTCGCCGTGTCGCAATTAGCGCATTTGCAGAAAGCATCACGAATTCATTTGTTGATATTAACTCTATTCCTGTATCTGCCATTGAGCGCATTGATATCTTAAAAGACGGTGCATCGGCGATTTATGGTTCAGACGCGGTAGCAGGTGTGGTTAACGTTGTTCTTAAGAAAGACTATGAAGGTCTTGAGATTAACGCCGGTTACGGTGGTACTACTGGACCAAACTATGATGAAACCACAGCAAGCATTTTGTGGGGCTCTCAAAGCGAAAAAAGCAGTGCTACTGTTATTATCGATTACTTTAACAACAGCACGCTAGGTGCTGATGAAATGGGACGTTTCGGTACCGCGAACCAATCACCTTATGGCGGCATGGATTTTCGTTCATCGCGCGGCTACCCTGGCTACTTTTATGTAGATGGCGTTAAAACAATCGACCCAGACTGCCCAGAAGATAGCGCTACGGCATCTGGCAGCTGCTTGTTCGATTACGGTCCGTTTGGCTTAGTGATCCCTTCTTCTGAGCGCGTAGGCTTTATCGGCCAGTTTGATTACAAAATTGGCGATGAAACCACAGCGTTTATGGAAGTGGCTATGCAGCACAATACCTCTGAAGCAGGCGGCGCAGCAACCCCGCTCGATGAAGACGCGGGCTTAACCGTTCCAGGTACTCACCCGGACAACCCTTTCGGACAAGACATTGAAATTGGTCGCTATCGCCCTGTCGACGCTGGTGCTCGCCGCTGGGACATTGAGTCTGATACCTTACGTCTTGTCGCAGGCCTTCGCGGTACATTCAACGACTATGATTGGGAAGCGTCAGTACAAAAAGGCCGTAGCCGTTCAGAGCAAAGCGGTGACCAATCACAAGGTTGGGTTCGCGTTGACTGGTTACAAGAGCAAATCGACCTTGGCAACTACAACCCATTTGGTGGCGTTACTAACCCACAAAGTGTAATTGATGAAATTACCACTAGACTTGTGCGTCGTGGTGAATCTCGCATGACCAGCGTTGATGCACATATTACGGGCGAAGCTTTTGATTTTGGTGACGACGTTGTCATGATGGCTGCGGGCGTGGAGTATCGTGAAGAACAAGTGTCTGACGTACCCGACGTACAGTTCCAACGCGGTTTGATCTTTGGTACTGAGTCTGTGTCAGCTTCAGCAGAACGCGACCAGTATGCGGCGTATTTAGAGCTTTCAATTCCTTTGGCTGAAGAGCTAGAACTTCAATTAGCTGGCCGCTACGACCACTACAGTGACTTTGGTAGCACAACCAACCCTAAAATTGCGTTACGTTGGGCGCCAAGCGACGAAGTAACAGTACGCGGCTCTTGGGCGCAAGGATTTAGAGCACCGTCTCTCGCTCAAGTTGGTCTTGGCCCGTCTCAGAAGAGCGTATTTTTTGTCGACCAATACCGCTGTGAAGCAACTGGCCAAGATTGTGAGTCTCTGGACTACAACATCGAATTTGCGGGTAACCCTAATCTAGACGCCGAAGAGTCAGAGTCGTGGAACGTAGGTGTAATTTACGCGCCTATTCAAGAGCTAGGATTAAGCATTGATGTATGGAGCATTACTCAAGACAACAAAATTGACGAACAGCAGTTTGGTTTGGTTTACAACGCTGAGTGTAATAACCAAGACAGCACAGTCTGTGTTCGTTTAGACCCTCAGGAGGGTGAGTCTCTAGGTGTTATTCAGAAAATTTTCAACACCTACCAAAATGTGTCTTCACAAGAAGCCTCGGGTGTAGATTTCAGTGCCAATTACAGCATGGAACTTGAAGAATATGGTAACGTGCGCTTCAACCTGGACTGGTCATATATGGACGAGTTTGAAAAAGACGGTCTAGAATACACAGGCGAATACGGTTACCCAGAGCATCGTTGGTTGTTCGGTACAACGTGGTCTAAAGGTTCGTTTGACGCTAACTTAAACATTAGCTTTATTGGTGAATTTGAAGACACGCCTGACATTGACTTCGACGGAGTATTAGACTTCGAAGAAAATACGTCAAGAACGGTTGATTCGCAAATGTTGGTAGACTTGCAGTTTGGTTACAACTATAGCGATAACCTTCGCTTAGTCATCGGTTCTAACAACTTGCTTGATGAAGAGCCTCCATTTGCTATTGGCGATGGTGATAGCGACCTTTACGGTTACGTAGGTAGCGTGCACAACCCTCGTGGCCGCTTTGTTTACTCTAAACTAACTTACCGCTTCTAA
- a CDS encoding MAPEG family protein, whose amino-acid sequence MVLPITAFYASLLGICYLYLSFLVIGARRRHQVSIGDGGHEDLSRLARAHGNFSEYVPITLIMIACFEANTGQVWAVHALGSALLFGRVFHAYGLGRHSGVSWQRFAGMILTFLAMLCAAIGNLVLIHFGL is encoded by the coding sequence ATGGTTTTACCAATCACGGCGTTTTACGCCAGCCTATTGGGTATTTGTTACCTGTATTTGTCGTTTTTAGTTATTGGTGCTAGGCGTCGTCACCAAGTGAGTATCGGCGATGGAGGTCATGAAGATCTTAGTCGACTAGCGAGAGCCCATGGTAATTTCAGTGAATACGTACCCATTACGCTTATTATGATCGCGTGTTTTGAAGCCAATACTGGGCAAGTATGGGCTGTTCACGCTCTGGGAAGTGCATTGTTATTCGGTCGCGTCTTTCACGCTTACGGATTAGGGCGTCACTCTGGCGTCAGTTGGCAACGCTTTGCGGGAATGATATTGACATTTTTAGCTATGTTGTGCGCCGCAATAGGTAATTTGGTGCTTATTCATTTCGGCTTGTAG
- the adk gene encoding adenylate kinase: MRIILLGAPGAGKGTQAQFLMGKYGIPQISTGDMLRAAIKAGTELGLEAKRVMDEGKLVSDEIIIGLVKERIAQDDCKDGFLLDGFPRTIPQADAMKEAGVSVDHCIEFDVPDDVIVERMGGRRVHPASGRVYHVVYNPPKVEGKDDETGDDLIVRDDDKEETVRKRLAIYHEQTKPLVNYYSAEAEAGNCEYHKLDGTRPVEEVSAELAERLG; the protein is encoded by the coding sequence ATGCGAATCATTCTTCTCGGCGCTCCTGGCGCGGGTAAGGGCACACAAGCTCAGTTCTTGATGGGCAAATATGGCATTCCACAAATTTCAACAGGCGATATGCTTCGTGCAGCTATTAAAGCAGGTACAGAGCTAGGTCTTGAAGCAAAGCGTGTAATGGACGAAGGTAAACTTGTGTCAGATGAGATCATCATTGGCCTAGTTAAAGAGCGTATTGCACAAGATGATTGCAAAGACGGCTTCTTGTTAGATGGCTTTCCTCGTACCATTCCACAAGCCGATGCAATGAAAGAAGCAGGTGTTTCTGTTGACCATTGCATTGAGTTTGATGTTCCAGATGACGTTATTGTTGAGCGCATGGGCGGCCGTCGCGTGCACCCAGCATCGGGTCGTGTTTACCACGTTGTTTACAACCCACCAAAAGTGGAAGGTAAAGATGATGAAACCGGTGATGACCTAATCGTTCGTGACGATGATAAAGAAGAAACGGTGCGTAAACGTCTTGCTATCTACCACGAGCAAACTAAACCACTTGTAAACTATTACAGTGCTGAAGCTGAAGCTGGAAACTGTGAATACCACAAGCTAGACGGAACACGTCCAGTTGAAGAAGTAAGTGCTGAATTAGCGGAACGTTTAGGCTAA
- the htpG gene encoding molecular chaperone HtpG — MAEAAHKETHGFQTEVKQLLQLMIHSLYSNKEIFLRELVSNAADAADKLRFRALENDSLYENDGELNVKLSVDKEANTVTISDNGIGMTRDEVIANLGTIAKSGTKDFFSKLSGDSAKDSQLIGQFGVGFYSAFIVADKVTVRTRAAGADASTGVEWVSDGEGEFTIAEINKPTRGTEITLHLREDEKEFADTWRLRSIVSKYSDHISIPVQMWKDEVPESEGPDGEKIEAQPGEWEVVNKATALWTREKSDITDEEYNEFYKHISHDFADPLAWAHNKVEGKTEYTSLLYIPSKAPFDMWNRDQNHGLKLYVQRVFIMDDAEQFMPTYLRFVKGLLDSNDLPLNVSREILQDNKITQALRQGCTKRVLQMLEKMAKNDSDKYQSFWNEFGNVLKEGPAEDFSNREKIAGLLRFASTHGESDAQTVSLADYIERMKEGQDKIYYVTADSLQAAKSSPHLEIFRKKGIEVLLMGERIDEWLMSHLTEFNEKQFVSIAKGNLDLGDLEDEESKKAQEEAEKEVEGVLERAKTALGDKVVDVKFTHRLTDSPAVIVADDNGMTTQMMKLMQAAGQTVPDVKYHFELNPEHSLVKLLADTQDEELFNQWVGVLFDQAALSEQGSLKDPSTFVQNLNTLLMKLAK; from the coding sequence ATGGCTGAAGCAGCCCATAAAGAAACCCACGGTTTTCAAACAGAAGTAAAACAGCTTCTTCAACTGATGATTCACTCTTTGTATTCAAACAAAGAAATTTTTCTACGCGAGCTAGTGTCAAACGCGGCAGATGCTGCAGATAAACTGCGTTTTCGCGCCTTAGAAAATGATAGCCTGTACGAAAACGATGGTGAATTAAACGTAAAACTTAGCGTTGATAAAGAAGCGAACACAGTTACGATTTCTGATAATGGTATTGGTATGACTCGTGATGAAGTCATCGCTAATTTAGGTACCATTGCTAAATCTGGTACTAAAGATTTCTTTAGCAAGCTTTCAGGCGATAGCGCAAAAGACTCGCAGCTTATTGGTCAGTTCGGTGTAGGTTTCTACTCAGCATTTATCGTTGCAGACAAAGTTACTGTTCGCACTCGTGCGGCTGGTGCTGATGCATCTACTGGTGTTGAATGGGTTTCAGATGGTGAAGGTGAGTTCACTATCGCTGAAATCAATAAGCCTACTCGCGGCACAGAGATTACGCTTCACCTTCGAGAAGATGAAAAAGAATTTGCCGATACATGGCGTCTGCGCTCAATCGTAAGCAAATACTCAGACCACATCAGCATTCCTGTACAAATGTGGAAAGATGAAGTGCCTGAAAGTGAAGGTCCAGATGGCGAGAAAATCGAAGCTCAGCCTGGTGAGTGGGAAGTAGTTAACAAAGCCACCGCGCTGTGGACTCGTGAAAAGTCTGATATTACTGATGAAGAGTACAACGAGTTCTATAAGCACATCTCTCACGACTTTGCAGATCCGCTAGCATGGGCGCACAACAAGGTAGAAGGTAAAACTGAATATACCAGCTTACTTTATATCCCTTCTAAAGCGCCTTTCGACATGTGGAATCGCGACCAAAACCATGGTCTTAAGCTTTACGTTCAACGCGTCTTCATCATGGATGACGCAGAGCAGTTTATGCCGACCTATCTGCGTTTTGTTAAAGGTTTACTAGATAGCAACGACCTTCCGCTAAATGTGTCTCGTGAAATTCTTCAAGACAACAAGATTACCCAGGCACTTCGTCAAGGTTGTACTAAGCGCGTTCTACAAATGCTTGAAAAGATGGCTAAGAACGACAGCGATAAGTACCAGTCGTTCTGGAACGAGTTTGGTAATGTACTGAAAGAAGGCCCAGCGGAAGACTTCAGCAACCGTGAGAAAATTGCTGGTCTGTTGCGCTTTGCTTCGACACACGGTGAATCTGACGCTCAAACGGTTTCATTAGCTGATTATATTGAGCGAATGAAGGAAGGTCAGGATAAAATTTACTACGTGACCGCAGACAGCCTGCAAGCTGCTAAGTCTAGCCCACACCTTGAGATCTTCCGTAAGAAGGGAATCGAAGTATTGCTAATGGGCGAGCGCATTGACGAATGGCTAATGTCCCACCTAACTGAGTTTAACGAGAAACAATTTGTTTCTATCGCTAAAGGAAACTTAGATTTAGGCGACTTAGAAGACGAAGAGTCTAAGAAAGCTCAAGAAGAAGCAGAGAAAGAAGTAGAAGGCGTACTAGAACGAGCGAAAACAGCACTAGGTGATAAGGTTGTAGACGTTAAGTTTACGCACCGTCTTACTGACTCTCCTGCCGTTATTGTTGCCGACGACAATGGTATGACTACACAGATGATGAAGTTGATGCAGGCGGCTGGCCAGACCGTGCCAGATGTGAAGTATCACTTTGAACTCAACCCAGAACATAGCTTAGTTAAATTGCTTGCTGACACGCAGGATGAAGAGCTATTCAATCAGTGGGTTGGTGTATTGTTCGACCAAGCTGCATTGTCAGAGCAAGGTAGTTTGAAAGACCCGTCTACGTTTGTTCAGAACTTGAACACATTGCTAATGAAGTTGGCTAAATAA
- the recR gene encoding recombination mediator RecR yields MKFSPLLSELIQALTCLPGVGNKSAQRMAFHLLERNRTGAIDLSNVLHNAMEHIHHCKRCRTFTEDELCDICRHPEREASGLLCIVESPQDVLAIEQTLSYKGQYFVLMGHLSPIDGVGPEEIGLTELEARLAAGGINEVILATNPTVEGEATAHYIAQLCTSHNVDASRIAHGVPVGGELEYIDGNTLTHAFSGRRKL; encoded by the coding sequence ATGAAGTTCAGCCCGCTACTCTCAGAACTAATACAGGCATTAACCTGTCTTCCCGGCGTAGGCAATAAGAGCGCCCAACGAATGGCATTTCATCTTTTAGAGCGAAATCGTACGGGGGCGATTGATTTAAGCAATGTGCTACACAACGCTATGGAGCATATTCATCATTGTAAGCGTTGCAGAACGTTCACCGAAGATGAATTATGCGATATTTGCCGCCACCCAGAAAGAGAAGCTAGCGGGTTGTTGTGTATTGTGGAAAGCCCTCAAGACGTATTAGCGATAGAACAGACGTTAAGCTACAAAGGCCAGTATTTTGTACTAATGGGGCATTTGTCTCCTATAGATGGTGTTGGGCCTGAAGAAATTGGTTTAACCGAGCTTGAGGCACGTTTAGCCGCTGGTGGGATAAATGAAGTTATCTTAGCCACAAACCCCACCGTCGAAGGTGAAGCAACGGCGCACTACATTGCTCAGCTATGTACAAGTCACAACGTCGACGCCTCTCGCATTGCTCATGGTGTGCCTGTTGGGGGAGAACTTGAATACATTGACGGCAATACACTTACCCACGCTTTTTCAGGTCGCCGCAAGCTGTAA